A window of the Nitrospiria bacterium genome harbors these coding sequences:
- a CDS encoding DUF721 domain-containing protein, producing the protein MPKPQSLTAASQVLQGLIAQYGLSGPLAEYRLREHWAEIVGNQIAGHALPDRIRFHKLYLSVDSPAWMQELTFLKPTLIDKVNAALHRFQAGFRVQEIILQLGPPSSTAPDTTMETRPKK; encoded by the coding sequence ATGCCAAAACCACAGTCACTCACTGCCGCAAGCCAGGTTCTTCAAGGTCTCATCGCTCAGTATGGACTTTCCGGGCCGCTGGCAGAGTACCGTCTCCGGGAACATTGGGCCGAAATTGTTGGCAATCAGATCGCGGGACATGCCCTGCCCGACAGGATCCGCTTTCACAAGCTCTATCTGTCCGTGGACAGCCCAGCTTGGATGCAAGAGTTGACCTTTTTGAAACCGACCTTGATCGATAAGGTGAATGCCGCACTGCATCGGTTCCAGGCCGGCTTCCGTGTTCAGGAGATCATTCTACAACTGGGTCCGCCCAGCTCGACCGCACCCGATACCACGATGGAAACCCGTCCGAAAAAATAG
- a CDS encoding tetratricopeptide repeat protein — MNRRRHRAKRAMARRPKKGPHYWLGLGVVILAVVMGCERAPKAILATAEARWKAGDYLGAVQAYERLVDDYPKSVFVDDAYYAIGTLEYLYLNDYSKAVEAFHKVVMEHPNSPLVLQAEGALAEIYQKKYHDSRRTIAEYQRLLERTKDRGIAEEVQYRIGEVYFDEGDYDQARNEWDQLLKQSPRSAWADNALYRTGSSYFLQGRYSEALATYQETAKRYPLSDVKVEVRFWMANCLEELDRLDEALREYRSLANSYPNPKVIEVKIHSIESRLKTPTGKETSTTRQPVDTE, encoded by the coding sequence ATGAACCGGCGTCGCCACAGGGCCAAAAGGGCGATGGCGCGTCGGCCTAAAAAAGGCCCGCATTATTGGCTCGGCCTCGGCGTGGTTATCCTGGCCGTGGTGATGGGATGTGAGCGGGCACCCAAGGCGATTCTCGCTACGGCCGAAGCCCGATGGAAAGCGGGGGACTACCTCGGCGCCGTCCAGGCGTATGAGCGCCTGGTTGATGATTACCCCAAGAGCGTTTTCGTCGACGATGCCTACTACGCCATCGGCACGCTCGAATACCTCTACCTCAACGATTATTCGAAAGCCGTCGAAGCCTTTCACAAAGTCGTCATGGAGCATCCCAACAGCCCTCTCGTCTTGCAAGCCGAGGGGGCGTTGGCCGAAATTTACCAAAAAAAATACCACGATTCCCGCCGGACCATTGCAGAGTACCAAAGGTTATTGGAGCGAACCAAGGACCGGGGCATCGCCGAAGAGGTGCAGTATCGTATCGGCGAGGTCTATTTTGATGAGGGCGATTATGATCAGGCGCGGAACGAATGGGACCAGCTTCTCAAGCAATCCCCCAGGAGCGCTTGGGCGGACAATGCGCTTTATCGGACCGGAAGCAGTTATTTCCTTCAAGGGCGATACAGCGAGGCCCTGGCCACTTATCAAGAAACGGCTAAGCGTTATCCGCTGAGCGATGTAAAGGTAGAAGTCCGTTTCTGGATGGCCAATTGCCTGGAAGAGCTCGATCGATTGGACGAAGCGTTACGTGAATATCGATCGCTGGCCAACAGCTATCCGAACCCGAAGGTGATCGAGGTCAAGATCCATAGCATCGAAAGCCGATTGAAAACACCGACGGGAAAAGAGACAAGCACAACCCGACAGCCCGTGGACACGGAATAA
- a CDS encoding acyl-CoA dehydrogenase family protein, with amino-acid sequence MITLAFYERRNGSVEIPFRERRIASRRMRSGAYSPERRRLISPERFQGRKTSETTAPIRINFELTPDQKALRDSVRAFTQREIVPVAAYYDRTGEFPWEVVRKAFDLGLFTNYIPKKYGGGGLGVFETAIATEEIAAGCMAMGTSIMINVLGTAPLLLAGTEEQKGRILIPYCRQLTLVSFCFTEPDAGSDPSRISTHADFKGDHYILNGSKCFITNGGVADYYVVFATLDKNKGTKGLTAFLTPSDSEGIKTGKILNKMGQRASNTAEIFFEDVKIPIENRIGAEGEGYKIALQSISKSRINVAAGSVGIARTAMEHALRHAQKRVQFNQSLANFQYVQFRLADMATQIEAARFLAWRAAWAHDQGYRYGKESSMAKDFNGDVVMKVTSEALDLLGGYGYSKDYPMEKLMRDAKLMQIYEGPSPIHKTIIYRELAKEYGF; translated from the coding sequence ATGATCACTTTGGCATTCTATGAACGCCGGAACGGAAGTGTGGAGATCCCATTCCGGGAACGTCGAATCGCTTCCCGGCGGATGCGGTCGGGAGCGTATTCCCCTGAACGGAGGCGACTGATCTCGCCAGAGCGATTTCAGGGGCGGAAGACTTCCGAAACCACGGCGCCGATTCGAATAAATTTTGAACTTACACCCGACCAGAAGGCCTTGCGGGACAGCGTCAGGGCATTTACCCAAAGGGAAATTGTCCCCGTGGCCGCTTATTATGACCGAACAGGGGAATTCCCATGGGAGGTGGTCCGTAAGGCGTTTGATCTGGGCCTTTTCACGAACTACATTCCCAAGAAATACGGCGGCGGAGGGTTGGGTGTTTTTGAAACAGCCATCGCGACGGAAGAAATCGCTGCCGGATGCATGGCGATGGGAACATCGATCATGATCAATGTTCTTGGAACCGCTCCCTTGTTGTTGGCCGGAACCGAAGAGCAGAAAGGGAGAATTTTGATCCCCTACTGCCGTCAACTAACATTGGTCTCCTTCTGCTTCACGGAACCGGATGCGGGCTCTGACCCCAGCCGGATCTCGACCCATGCCGATTTCAAAGGGGATCATTACATTCTCAACGGTTCGAAATGCTTTATCACAAACGGCGGGGTGGCCGATTATTATGTCGTGTTCGCCACGTTGGATAAAAACAAGGGTACAAAGGGACTGACGGCTTTCCTAACGCCATCCGATTCCGAGGGGATCAAGACCGGCAAGATCCTGAATAAGATGGGGCAACGGGCATCGAACACCGCCGAGATATTTTTTGAGGATGTCAAGATCCCCATCGAAAATCGGATCGGGGCTGAAGGCGAAGGATACAAGATTGCGTTGCAGTCCATATCGAAATCGCGAATCAATGTTGCCGCTGGATCGGTGGGGATCGCAAGGACCGCGATGGAGCATGCCTTGCGGCATGCGCAGAAACGGGTCCAGTTTAATCAATCGCTCGCGAACTTTCAGTATGTTCAGTTCAGACTGGCCGACATGGCCACCCAGATAGAGGCCGCCCGCTTCCTGGCTTGGCGGGCAGCCTGGGCCCACGATCAAGGTTATCGTTATGGTAAGGAATCCTCCATGGCGAAGGATTTTAACGGAGACGTTGTGATGAAAGTGACAAGCGAGGCGCTGGATCTCCTGGGAGGGTACGGTTATTCCAAGGATTACCCGATGGAAAAGTTGATGAGAGACGCCAAGCTCATGCAGATATACGAAGGTCCATCGCCGATCCATAAGACCATCATCTATCGAGAGCTGGCAAAAGAATATGGATTTTGA
- a CDS encoding ATP-binding protein encodes MAGVYLAIDLSYIVPIVLFEKITSWPLFLNNLFFLNMTMIIAATATFFSYKMRYREFKARFELKNTNVNLEETKNNLEKAYEKLKELDAIKTQFFANVSHELRTPLTLVLAPLESLLKGELGNVSKTQQGHIQIMHQNALRLLKMINNLLDLAKIDAGKMTLNLEPVNLAHFVKGIVVSVTPMAEKKQIRLSYVDGERLPKVVCDREKVERALLNLIFNSIKFTEPGGAVTVRCGMAHSDEGKGSANGVQISVADTGIGIPKEYKEKIFERFSQVDASASRKYEGTGIGLALAKELVELHRGRIWADSEPGQGTVMTFTLPTDLELPVTNTASEDRRTSPRRARDRRETERRLTEDWTRSLRLAAEYSASDILKEPVPIQAPLPFPSGPIEQTVLLIEDNADMRSFIAFQLQDEFKLLQARDGIEGVGLATRHLPDIIISDVMMPGKDGYQVCREIKSDPHTKHIPVILLTAKAELSEKISGLEFGADDYLTKPFNAQELKAKIRSLVQLRRLEREIQNRSEELERTLKMLQETQTQLVHSEKMAALGLLVAGIAHEVNNPVSFAKGSLSNLRRYLGQVREALEKQPETRQVLAQFNKLLQDIEQSLNIVKSGLERTEGIVTDLKTFARKDEQYTKRVDIQEGLEATLKLIQHEMTGRITVHRDLGIQEAVEIIPGQINQVFMNLLQNAIQAIPEKGDIWIRTWEEGDRVHIAVRDSGKGIQKEHLGRIFEPFFTTKEVGQGTGLGLSVSYRIIENHGGKITVSSEEEKGAEFVITLPKRQLPDRAETAKPGAPMAVKGNSR; translated from the coding sequence ATGGCTGGAGTGTATTTGGCCATCGATCTTTCCTACATTGTTCCCATCGTATTATTTGAGAAAATTACGTCGTGGCCGCTATTTCTGAACAACCTCTTCTTTCTTAACATGACGATGATCATTGCGGCCACTGCAACATTCTTCTCTTACAAAATGAGATATCGAGAGTTCAAAGCCCGATTTGAGCTGAAAAACACCAACGTGAATTTAGAAGAAACGAAGAACAATTTGGAGAAGGCATACGAAAAACTCAAAGAGCTGGACGCGATCAAGACGCAATTTTTTGCCAACGTCTCGCACGAGCTGCGGACGCCGTTGACCCTTGTTCTGGCGCCGCTGGAGTCGCTTCTCAAGGGGGAGCTGGGGAACGTCTCCAAGACGCAGCAGGGCCACATCCAGATCATGCACCAAAACGCCCTCCGGCTGCTCAAGATGATCAACAACCTGTTGGATCTTGCAAAGATCGACGCCGGCAAAATGACGCTTAACCTCGAGCCGGTCAATTTGGCCCATTTTGTCAAGGGAATCGTGGTTTCGGTAACGCCGATGGCCGAGAAAAAGCAGATTCGACTTTCGTACGTTGACGGTGAACGACTGCCGAAGGTGGTCTGCGACCGCGAAAAGGTCGAACGGGCGCTCCTAAACCTGATCTTCAACTCGATTAAATTTACAGAGCCCGGGGGCGCGGTGACCGTGCGTTGCGGAATGGCTCATTCGGACGAAGGTAAGGGCTCGGCGAACGGTGTCCAGATTTCCGTGGCCGACACGGGTATTGGAATTCCAAAAGAGTATAAGGAGAAGATTTTCGAGCGGTTTTCCCAGGTGGATGCCTCGGCCAGCCGCAAATATGAGGGAACCGGGATCGGACTCGCCCTGGCCAAAGAACTGGTGGAACTCCACCGCGGGCGGATTTGGGCCGACAGCGAGCCGGGCCAGGGTACCGTGATGACCTTCACGCTTCCGACGGACCTCGAGCTGCCGGTGACGAACACCGCCTCCGAGGACCGGCGTACCTCACCGCGTCGGGCGCGGGACCGGCGGGAAACTGAACGCCGTTTGACGGAGGATTGGACGCGGTCCCTGCGCTTGGCCGCGGAGTACTCCGCCAGCGATATCCTGAAAGAACCCGTGCCGATTCAGGCCCCCCTCCCATTTCCGTCGGGCCCGATCGAACAAACGGTCCTGCTGATCGAAGACAACGCGGACATGCGAAGCTTCATCGCCTTCCAGCTCCAGGACGAATTCAAGCTCCTACAGGCTCGGGATGGGATCGAGGGCGTTGGACTGGCGACCCGCCACCTCCCGGACATCATCATCTCCGATGTCATGATGCCGGGCAAGGACGGCTACCAGGTCTGCCGGGAAATTAAAAGCGATCCCCATACGAAGCATATCCCGGTGATCCTGCTCACCGCCAAGGCCGAGCTCTCCGAAAAGATATCAGGCCTGGAATTCGGCGCGGATGATTATCTCACCAAACCGTTCAATGCCCAGGAGCTCAAGGCGAAAATTCGGTCCCTGGTTCAGCTTCGTCGTTTGGAGCGCGAAATTCAAAATCGGAGCGAAGAGCTGGAGCGGACGCTGAAGATGCTTCAAGAAACCCAGACCCAGTTGGTTCATTCCGAGAAGATGGCGGCCCTGGGATTGCTCGTCGCCGGTATTGCGCACGAGGTGAACAACCCCGTGAGTTTTGCCAAGGGCAGCCTCTCCAATCTCCGACGCTACCTGGGGCAGGTTCGCGAGGCGCTGGAAAAACAGCCGGAGACGCGGCAGGTGCTCGCCCAATTCAATAAACTCCTTCAGGATATCGAGCAATCACTCAACATTGTCAAGTCTGGGCTGGAACGCACCGAGGGAATCGTGACGGACCTGAAGACCTTTGCCCGTAAAGACGAGCAGTACACAAAACGGGTCGACATTCAAGAGGGGTTGGAGGCCACGTTGAAGCTGATCCAGCACGAAATGACGGGCCGGATCACCGTTCACCGGGACTTAGGCATCCAAGAGGCAGTGGAGATCATTCCCGGGCAGATCAATCAGGTTTTCATGAATCTTCTTCAAAACGCGATCCAGGCGATTCCGGAGAAGGGCGACATCTGGATACGGACCTGGGAGGAAGGCGACCGGGTTCATATCGCGGTTCGCGACAGCGGAAAGGGTATCCAAAAGGAGCATCTTGGGCGGATTTTTGAGCCGTTTTTTACCACAAAGGAGGTCGGCCAGGGAACCGGCCTGGGTCTTTCGGTCAGTTACAGGATCATCGAGAATCACGGGGGGAAGATCACGGTCAGCAGCGAAGAAGAGAAGGGGGCCGAGTTTGTTATCACGCTGCCGAAACGTCAATTGCCGGACCGAGCGGAAACGGCCAAGCCCGGCGCCCCCATGGCCGTTAAAGGGAACAGCCGATGA
- a CDS encoding PilZ domain-containing protein, whose protein sequence is MNHNPFHGQHEMINQPQPEATKRFPKSDYREYFRKNCYLPIIEHEQQTEPFGNVLNLSTSGLFVVTRGSKEQTDPLKAKFFVPNVPDPINFLGEVVYVKDEGNGRFRGMGVRFLELHTDQKKTLRSYVLNHGFNETLSDFQKKSNSSVQNLKPFCDLDAIAMIFRAASQRQAPIQIFWSGHFMMVMARLQEVGKYHLSLKLPDNSTQGGIGRYDHLYLGMTHQDMSYFFEATVKYTGNDSLTITKPDVIYFEERRVETRYYSESNGKNDRDNVELRLGEAGNECLTHQIVEFNSSGLSFHVPLYGGYFSPGEIIQQINIIKGQEIQRRENAKVVHVTPISENRVKVGLKFHVDRQPFELKRADADINDHNRAPFISQITQTAKIVLEAGENVLKRVLGIHPRIQLARYYNKKGEEIVAVVNTTFDIKKTDRKVSAPVVIIPPAFARRKETTGLLAMTIVETFKKYKQDVVVIRFDGIRCLGESYNDKECRTNGKEMVHYTLTQLADDIGTTVEYAKKNRAFFSSGIVIISFSMASVAARKAVLSDKGKDIRCWISCMGASDPDDLMKNSTGGIDYLTRFRQGEKLSVKQVLGHMVNLDNYCRDIELNNMADLEDARRDMAKLEIPITWIYGKFDYWINKNRIYDIMSIKSRGLRQVYEVPWGHIVRTSDEAIEVFKLITKCVWKQLYHSDVVPRIPSSVQRGVQEKAEWSRVRQKDIDFMDYWRTYLLGQEKEELGFDLISLTDEYIELMEKQVELLQIRDTDLVIDLGGGTGNFIQCYLEKGPISGPSVDPRRSAKIIMVDFVKEALLKARQKHKESIGAAGRSLSDLGYITADLDSVGRPLKLPFRDHSIDKILASLFISYIKTPKITLRECFRILKPGGKIVLSSLKPDTDMSKPIHALIEKIKTQDDLPHFKDKNKEELLIAVQHYINSAAYLTDLEEEKTFKFYNAEELSGLLKDSGFTHIQMFETFGNPRQGLIAIGYKA, encoded by the coding sequence TTGAATCATAATCCGTTTCATGGCCAACACGAAATGATAAACCAGCCCCAGCCGGAAGCTACCAAGAGGTTTCCAAAAAGCGACTATCGAGAATACTTTCGAAAAAACTGTTACCTTCCCATCATTGAACATGAACAACAGACTGAACCATTCGGCAACGTCCTCAATCTGAGTACATCGGGTTTATTTGTAGTAACCAGGGGGTCCAAGGAGCAAACCGATCCTTTAAAGGCAAAGTTTTTTGTCCCGAATGTTCCGGATCCGATCAATTTTCTGGGTGAAGTCGTTTATGTTAAAGATGAAGGGAACGGTCGGTTCCGTGGGATGGGGGTGCGGTTTTTAGAACTTCACACTGACCAAAAGAAAACCCTTAGGAGCTATGTCTTAAATCACGGTTTTAACGAGACGCTCAGTGACTTTCAAAAAAAGTCGAATTCCTCCGTACAAAATCTAAAGCCATTTTGTGATCTTGATGCCATCGCTATGATTTTCCGCGCGGCTTCCCAACGGCAGGCGCCGATTCAGATTTTTTGGTCCGGTCATTTCATGATGGTGATGGCGCGGCTTCAGGAGGTCGGAAAATACCACCTGTCATTAAAACTTCCGGATAACTCCACTCAGGGGGGGATTGGCAGATACGATCATCTCTATTTGGGGATGACGCATCAAGATATGTCGTACTTTTTCGAGGCGACCGTCAAATATACAGGGAACGATTCATTAACCATTACAAAACCGGACGTGATCTATTTTGAGGAGCGACGGGTCGAAACGCGCTATTATAGCGAATCAAACGGGAAAAACGATCGTGACAACGTTGAATTACGTTTAGGCGAAGCGGGAAATGAATGCTTGACCCATCAAATCGTTGAATTTAACTCTTCGGGGTTGTCCTTTCATGTTCCGCTCTACGGCGGTTATTTCTCACCGGGCGAAATCATCCAACAGATTAATATTATTAAGGGACAGGAAATCCAGCGACGGGAAAACGCCAAGGTGGTTCACGTCACCCCTATTAGTGAAAATCGGGTAAAAGTTGGGCTTAAATTCCATGTGGATCGCCAGCCGTTTGAACTTAAGCGGGCCGATGCCGATATTAACGATCATAATAGGGCCCCTTTTATATCACAAATTACCCAAACCGCCAAAATCGTCCTTGAAGCGGGCGAAAATGTTTTAAAGAGGGTCCTGGGTATTCACCCGCGAATCCAATTGGCGAGGTATTATAATAAAAAAGGCGAGGAAATCGTTGCCGTCGTCAACACCACGTTTGACATAAAAAAAACAGACCGGAAGGTCAGTGCTCCCGTGGTTATCATTCCACCCGCATTTGCAAGGAGGAAGGAAACCACAGGACTTTTGGCCATGACGATCGTTGAGACTTTTAAAAAATATAAACAGGATGTGGTCGTGATTCGGTTCGATGGAATAAGATGCCTAGGGGAAAGTTACAACGACAAGGAGTGTAGGACCAATGGAAAGGAGATGGTTCATTATACCTTGACACAGTTAGCCGATGACATCGGAACGACTGTGGAATATGCAAAAAAGAACCGCGCATTTTTTTCTTCCGGTATTGTTATAATTTCCTTTAGCATGGCATCGGTTGCTGCCCGAAAAGCAGTTTTATCAGATAAAGGGAAGGACATTCGCTGCTGGATCAGCTGCATGGGGGCATCCGATCCTGATGATCTAATGAAGAATTCAACAGGGGGTATCGATTATTTGACAAGGTTTAGGCAAGGGGAGAAACTGTCTGTAAAACAGGTGTTGGGTCACATGGTGAACCTTGACAATTATTGCCGTGATATTGAATTGAATAATATGGCCGATCTGGAAGATGCCCGAAGAGACATGGCAAAATTAGAAATACCGATTACATGGATTTATGGAAAGTTTGACTATTGGATCAACAAGAATAGAATTTATGACATCATGAGCATTAAATCGAGAGGCTTGCGGCAAGTTTATGAAGTTCCTTGGGGTCATATTGTAAGGACAAGCGATGAAGCGATTGAGGTGTTCAAGCTGATCACGAAGTGCGTTTGGAAACAGCTTTACCATTCTGATGTTGTTCCGAGGATTCCGTCATCAGTTCAGAGAGGAGTGCAGGAAAAGGCAGAATGGTCGCGAGTCCGACAAAAAGACATCGACTTTATGGATTACTGGCGCACTTATTTGCTTGGGCAAGAAAAAGAAGAACTGGGTTTTGACCTGATATCCTTGACTGACGAGTATATCGAACTGATGGAAAAACAGGTGGAGTTGCTCCAGATAAGGGACACCGATTTGGTCATCGATCTAGGGGGAGGAACCGGCAATTTTATACAGTGCTATCTGGAGAAGGGTCCAATCTCAGGACCGTCGGTCGATCCCCGCCGCAGTGCAAAGATAATCATGGTTGACTTCGTGAAAGAGGCCTTGCTGAAAGCCAGGCAGAAGCATAAAGAAAGCATCGGAGCCGCTGGGCGGTCTCTCTCCGATCTCGGCTACATAACGGCGGATCTCGATTCTGTCGGCAGGCCGCTGAAGTTGCCATTTAGAGATCATAGTATTGATAAGATTCTGGCGAGTCTGTTTATATCGTACATTAAAACTCCTAAAATAACACTCCGGGAATGCTTCAGAATCTTAAAACCTGGAGGCAAGATTGTTTTATCTTCGTTAAAACCGGATACAGATATGTCAAAGCCCATACATGCCTTAATCGAGAAAATTAAGACCCAAGATGATCTGCCGCATTTTAAAGATAAAAATAAAGAGGAGTTATTGATAGCCGTGCAGCATTACATAAATTCCGCTGCCTATTTAACCGACCTTGAGGAAGAAAAGACGTTCAAGTTCTACAATGCAGAGGAATTAAGCGGACTGCTAAAAGACTCCGGGTTCACACATATTCAAATGTTCGAGACCTTCGGTAATCCGCGCCAGGGATTAATTGCCATTGGGTATAAGGCTTAA
- a CDS encoding ATP-binding protein, translated as MKPLLSQEEYRRYPVLYVDDEPLALETFRLQFKEDFTLHTAQNGEEAMRILRENEIAVILTDQRMPRLSGVELLKQVKVHHPDTVRMLMTAYSDMDVVIEAINEGNVYRYLAKPYNEDDLRNVIRQGIETFYLIRERERLEAEKIETAKRMARANRLSAVGTLAAGMAHEINNPLTAVSAFLQMLPQKYKEKSKDKEYWDQFYRRVCEELDRIHHLITRMLRYSRFTGQDEYHFQETHLNELLDDMVALLVPEAKKKLNVLKKDFDPDLPTAWLDQERMKQVFMNLLLNAIQATDRGTVTVRSRRAAHGNNGMALEVAVIDTGSGIEEEHLSKLFDPFFTTKHHEGSGLGLLTCHQIIEAHRGYIDVQSLPGKGAAFTVVIPTNPQEHDRRLGERRKEPDGVST; from the coding sequence ATGAAACCGTTGTTGAGTCAGGAAGAATACCGGCGTTATCCCGTACTCTATGTCGATGACGAGCCGCTGGCGCTGGAAACTTTCCGCCTCCAGTTCAAAGAGGATTTTACCCTACACACGGCCCAGAACGGCGAAGAGGCCATGCGCATCCTGCGAGAGAATGAAATCGCGGTCATCTTGACGGATCAGCGGATGCCGCGGTTGAGCGGGGTGGAACTGTTGAAGCAGGTGAAGGTGCATCATCCGGACACCGTGCGCATGCTGATGACGGCTTATTCCGACATGGATGTCGTGATCGAGGCCATCAATGAAGGAAACGTTTACCGATACCTGGCCAAGCCGTACAACGAAGACGATCTGCGGAACGTCATCCGCCAGGGGATCGAGACCTTCTACCTGATTCGGGAACGGGAGCGTCTTGAGGCCGAAAAGATCGAAACCGCAAAACGCATGGCCCGCGCCAACCGGCTGTCCGCCGTCGGCACCCTGGCGGCCGGCATGGCCCACGAGATCAACAACCCGTTGACGGCGGTGAGCGCTTTCCTCCAGATGCTCCCGCAAAAGTATAAAGAGAAGTCCAAGGACAAGGAATATTGGGACCAGTTCTACCGAAGGGTGTGCGAGGAGTTGGATCGCATTCACCACCTCATCACGCGGATGCTCCGGTATTCCCGCTTCACGGGGCAGGACGAGTACCATTTCCAGGAAACCCACCTCAACGAGCTCTTGGATGACATGGTCGCACTTTTGGTTCCGGAAGCCAAAAAAAAGTTGAATGTATTGAAGAAAGATTTTGATCCCGATCTTCCGACCGCCTGGTTGGACCAGGAACGAATGAAACAGGTCTTCATGAACCTGCTTTTGAACGCGATTCAGGCCACGGACCGGGGGACGGTCACGGTCCGCAGTCGACGAGCCGCCCACGGAAACAACGGGATGGCGCTGGAGGTGGCCGTCATCGACACGGGGTCCGGAATTGAGGAAGAACACCTCTCGAAACTCTTTGACCCCTTTTTCACGACCAAGCATCACGAGGGCAGCGGTCTGGGTCTGTTGACCTGCCATCAGATCATCGAGGCCCACCGTGGCTACATCGATGTTCAGTCCCTGCCGGGAAAAGGGGCCGCCTTTACCGTGGTCATTCCCACCAATCCCCAAGAGCATGACCGCCGACTCGGCGAGCGGCGAAAAGAGCCGGACGGGGTCTCAACCTAA
- the smpB gene encoding SsrA-binding protein SmpB yields MANDSVAATNSKAFHDYHVEEKYEAGIVLVGTEVKALREGRANLRDSFARIENNEVFLHHCHIGPYSHGNIANQDPLRVRKLLLNRNEISKLIGKTQQHGYTLIPLKIYFKKGRAKVELALAIGKKTADKRETLRRKIAEREIQKAFKQKQRS; encoded by the coding sequence ATGGCAAATGATTCGGTGGCGGCCACCAATTCGAAAGCCTTTCATGATTACCATGTTGAGGAGAAATATGAAGCCGGGATTGTATTGGTCGGGACCGAGGTTAAGGCATTGAGAGAAGGCCGGGCGAATCTTCGAGACAGCTTTGCCCGAATCGAGAATAACGAGGTCTTTTTACACCATTGTCATATCGGTCCCTACAGTCATGGAAACATTGCGAATCAGGACCCGTTAAGAGTTCGAAAACTGCTGTTGAACCGAAACGAAATCAGCAAACTGATCGGCAAAACCCAGCAACACGGCTACACGCTGATTCCGCTGAAGATTTATTTCAAGAAGGGCCGTGCCAAAGTTGAGTTGGCCTTGGCGATCGGGAAAAAGACGGCGGATAAACGGGAAACGCTACGGCGCAAGATCGCGGAACGGGAGATTCAAAAGGCCTTCAAACAAAAACAACGGTCATGA